The following proteins are encoded in a genomic region of Fervidobacterium pennivorans DSM 9078:
- the mnmE gene encoding tRNA uridine-5-carboxymethylaminomethyl(34) synthesis GTPase MnmE has translation MERVEELKMLENDGNTRDTIVAIATPPGVGAIGIVRASGPHSWRILEECVRKDIGTERKVRYGNFYDSDGNIIDEVLFVGFKAPRSYTGEDMVEVYCHGGILVTQKILEEFIKKGARLARNGEFTRRAFLNGKIDLIKAEAILQIIEAKSEESLKLAIDNLKGKLSGEVSAIRKMLIDVLSKIEVTIDYGDDIEIPREEIVRDIENAVQFLSEKLAHADKGIHITTGVTLAIVGKPNVGKSTLLNRLLVEDRAIVTDIPGTTRDVIKGEIKIRGIHFVISDTAGIRETEDVVEKIGIERAIREASQADVVLFLLDATTGFTKEDEYILNIIKDSNFIAVWNKTDIGNKFSKVSKDGDDVYISASTGKGLRTLENKIIERARPLIEDGQLSHVTTRRQLEHLKIVYQHLKKALKSLSGGYPVDIVSIDIQNALSELDKLLGTNFTDDLLDNIFANFCVGK, from the coding sequence ATGGAAAGAGTGGAAGAGCTCAAGATGCTAGAAAATGACGGTAATACTCGTGATACGATTGTTGCAATCGCAACACCGCCGGGTGTAGGAGCTATCGGTATTGTAAGAGCTTCTGGACCTCATTCTTGGCGAATTTTGGAGGAATGTGTGCGAAAGGATATTGGTACTGAAAGGAAAGTTAGATACGGTAACTTCTACGATAGTGATGGAAATATTATAGATGAGGTGCTCTTTGTCGGGTTCAAGGCGCCTAGAAGTTACACAGGGGAAGATATGGTGGAAGTCTACTGCCACGGAGGGATACTTGTAACTCAAAAGATTTTGGAAGAGTTCATAAAAAAAGGGGCAAGGCTTGCTAGGAACGGAGAATTTACAAGAAGAGCGTTTCTGAATGGAAAGATAGACCTAATCAAAGCGGAAGCAATTTTGCAAATAATAGAAGCAAAGAGTGAAGAGAGTTTGAAATTGGCTATCGATAACTTGAAGGGTAAGTTGTCTGGAGAAGTATCGGCAATAAGAAAGATGCTGATAGATGTACTTTCGAAGATAGAGGTAACGATAGACTACGGGGACGATATTGAAATCCCTAGAGAAGAGATTGTTCGTGATATTGAGAACGCCGTTCAGTTCTTGTCAGAAAAACTAGCGCATGCGGATAAGGGAATTCATATCACCACAGGGGTCACACTTGCTATTGTTGGAAAGCCAAACGTGGGCAAAAGCACACTATTGAACAGGTTGCTTGTGGAAGATAGGGCGATTGTTACGGATATCCCTGGCACAACGAGAGATGTTATAAAGGGTGAAATCAAGATTCGTGGTATACATTTCGTTATATCCGACACAGCAGGGATAAGGGAAACGGAAGATGTGGTTGAAAAGATAGGAATCGAAAGGGCGATACGGGAAGCGAGTCAAGCTGATGTTGTGCTGTTTTTACTTGATGCAACTACAGGATTTACAAAAGAAGATGAGTATATTTTGAATATCATAAAGGATAGCAACTTTATAGCAGTTTGGAACAAGACCGATATCGGGAATAAATTCTCGAAAGTTTCAAAAGATGGGGATGATGTTTATATTAGTGCTTCCACAGGCAAAGGGTTGAGAACTCTGGAGAATAAAATCATCGAACGTGCAAGACCTTTGATAGAGGATGGTCAATTGTCCCATGTGACCACAAGAAGACAACTCGAGCATTTGAAAATAGTCTATCAGCATTTGAAAAAAGCTTTGAAATCGCTCAGTGGTGGGTATCCGGTAGATATCGTCTCAATCGATATTCAAAACGCGCTATCTGAGCTTGATAAACTTCTTGGAACGAATTTCACAGATGACTTGTTGGATAATATCTTTGCTAACTTCTGTGTTGGAAAATAA
- the flhA gene encoding flagellar biosynthesis protein FlhA, producing the protein MIIPIPDFLLDFFQLLNISISLVILFSTMYITHALELASFPTLLLIVTIFRLALNVASTRAILLEGPKFQGKVIQTFGNFVVGGNYVVGIVVFLILVIIQFIVITRGSERIAEVAARFTLDAMPGKQMSVDADLNAGLITEEEARRRREEIRREADFYGAMDGASKFVRGDAIASIIITLVNSIGGIIIGVLMHRLGFGEAARTFLLYTVGDGLVSQIPALMVSTATGIIVSRSATKDNLGAELIKELSGEKKVIVLTGVVIILLGLFTPLPTFTSLLIGGMFLVVGIMIREEVQPQVQPGVAGAPGVAGGPPSGVPTGPVLSTPEEVAEVLQADTVEINIGYGLLPLADLSQGGDMLERLTMIRRQLAQELGLVLSPIRVRDSVLLKPNEYAIYIRGAEVARYELFPNRLLAINPGFITERIPGIEVKEPAFGLQAFWIDESKKEEAIQKGYTVVDPPTVFATHVTEILRKYAPELLGNREFQLLVDGLRNKFDRLVDDVFNVVKPTVVKKVLQELLREGVSIRNLPFIFELILDNAEKARDVESLVEYVRRGLKRQIASKLMSQDKQIHAVALDSELERILTESISESDEGRYLSVNPQIMREIIEKISQELEQLMRKGYSPILVVSGAIRPYLARMVLRFIPGITVIAFEEVPEDVNLSIEGVVRV; encoded by the coding sequence ATGATAATACCGATTCCCGATTTTTTGCTGGATTTTTTCCAATTACTTAATATATCAATATCTTTAGTTATTCTCTTCTCAACAATGTACATCACCCATGCACTTGAGCTTGCTTCTTTTCCAACATTGCTATTGATTGTGACGATATTCCGGTTGGCTTTGAATGTCGCTTCAACAAGGGCTATCTTGCTGGAAGGTCCGAAGTTTCAGGGAAAGGTTATCCAAACGTTCGGTAATTTTGTCGTTGGTGGAAATTATGTTGTTGGTATCGTTGTGTTTTTGATACTTGTGATAATTCAGTTTATTGTTATCACACGTGGTTCTGAGAGGATTGCTGAAGTTGCTGCAAGGTTCACGCTCGATGCTATGCCGGGAAAACAGATGAGTGTTGATGCGGATTTGAACGCTGGATTGATAACGGAAGAAGAAGCGAGAAGACGCAGAGAAGAAATAAGACGCGAAGCGGATTTTTACGGTGCGATGGACGGTGCCTCGAAATTTGTCCGAGGAGATGCGATAGCGAGTATAATTATAACGTTAGTTAATAGCATTGGTGGTATAATAATTGGTGTGTTAATGCACAGGTTAGGGTTCGGAGAGGCGGCGAGAACGTTTTTGCTTTACACGGTTGGAGATGGACTGGTATCGCAGATACCTGCGCTGATGGTATCGACTGCTACCGGTATTATTGTTTCAAGAAGCGCTACGAAAGATAATCTTGGAGCAGAGCTGATAAAAGAGCTTTCCGGTGAGAAGAAAGTCATCGTACTCACAGGCGTTGTGATTATACTTCTTGGATTGTTTACCCCGCTTCCAACGTTCACAAGCTTGCTCATAGGTGGCATGTTTTTGGTCGTTGGAATCATGATAAGAGAAGAAGTACAGCCACAAGTGCAACCGGGTGTAGCAGGTGCTCCAGGCGTAGCAGGTGGACCACCAAGTGGTGTGCCCACAGGTCCTGTACTTTCAACTCCTGAGGAAGTGGCAGAGGTATTGCAGGCGGATACTGTTGAAATAAACATCGGATACGGGCTTTTGCCGTTGGCTGACTTATCTCAAGGCGGGGATATGCTAGAACGTTTGACGATGATACGTAGGCAACTTGCTCAAGAATTAGGTCTTGTTCTTTCACCTATAAGGGTCAGGGATAGCGTCTTACTAAAGCCAAACGAATACGCGATCTATATACGTGGTGCAGAAGTTGCAAGGTATGAGCTCTTTCCAAACAGGTTGCTTGCAATAAACCCAGGTTTCATTACCGAACGCATACCGGGTATAGAGGTCAAAGAACCGGCTTTTGGGTTGCAAGCGTTTTGGATAGATGAGTCTAAGAAAGAGGAAGCAATTCAGAAAGGTTACACGGTCGTTGACCCACCAACGGTCTTCGCCACGCACGTAACTGAAATCCTACGAAAGTATGCACCTGAATTACTTGGCAATAGAGAATTCCAGCTTCTTGTCGATGGTTTGAGGAACAAATTTGATAGACTGGTGGACGATGTCTTTAATGTTGTGAAGCCCACGGTAGTAAAAAAGGTTTTACAAGAGTTGCTGCGCGAAGGTGTGTCGATAAGGAATTTGCCATTCATTTTTGAACTTATTCTTGACAACGCTGAAAAGGCTAGGGATGTTGAAAGTTTAGTGGAATACGTAAGAAGGGGACTGAAGAGGCAGATTGCAAGCAAGCTGATGAGCCAAGACAAGCAAATTCATGCAGTTGCGCTCGATAGTGAATTAGAGAGAATTCTTACCGAATCGATTTCGGAAAGCGATGAAGGTAGATATCTAAGTGTCAACCCACAAATTATGAGGGAAATTATAGAGAAGATTTCCCAGGAATTGGAACAACTCATGAGGAAAGGTTATTCACCAATTCTCGTAGTCTCTGGTGCTATTCGCCCTTACCTTGCAAGAATGGTGCTCAGGTTCATACCAGGTATTACGGTTATAGCATTTGAAGAGGTTCCTGAGGATGTTAACCTTTCAATCGAGGGTGTGGTGAGGGTATGA
- a CDS encoding purine-nucleoside phosphorylase, with translation MVQDIKTYVERVKKAAEFIKSKITETPEVCIVLGSGLHGIAEIVENPIRIPYKEIPEFPVSTAPGHKGELIFGKISGKYVALMNGRFHYYEGYHMRDVTFGVRVMQELGVKYLFLTNAAGGLNPDFEVGRPMIISDHINMMGDNPLIGPNVEEWGPRFPDMSNAYDKELRAIAKKVAEELNIPVYEGVYVAVAGPNFETPAELRMLRWMGADAVGMSTVPEVIAAAHRGTKVLAISAITDRAVPDDLKPLTAEEVLEVAHRTGQLIAKIMIKVLERI, from the coding sequence ATGGTTCAGGATATCAAAACATACGTTGAAAGGGTTAAAAAAGCTGCAGAGTTTATCAAGTCCAAGATTACGGAAACTCCTGAGGTTTGTATAGTGCTAGGTTCTGGTCTCCATGGAATTGCCGAAATTGTTGAAAACCCGATTAGAATACCTTACAAAGAAATTCCCGAGTTTCCGGTTTCAACAGCTCCAGGTCACAAAGGAGAATTGATTTTTGGAAAGATTTCAGGAAAATATGTGGCACTTATGAACGGAAGGTTCCACTATTACGAAGGTTACCACATGAGGGATGTTACGTTCGGTGTGAGGGTCATGCAAGAACTTGGCGTTAAATACTTGTTCTTAACGAACGCAGCAGGTGGGCTTAACCCTGATTTTGAAGTAGGAAGACCAATGATTATCAGTGACCATATCAATATGATGGGTGACAATCCACTTATCGGACCAAACGTAGAAGAATGGGGTCCGAGATTCCCAGATATGTCTAATGCTTACGACAAAGAACTCAGGGCAATTGCGAAAAAGGTTGCTGAAGAACTCAACATCCCAGTTTACGAAGGTGTTTATGTTGCCGTTGCAGGTCCAAATTTCGAAACCCCTGCTGAATTGAGAATGCTCAGATGGATGGGGGCAGATGCAGTTGGTATGTCTACGGTTCCAGAAGTCATCGCGGCAGCTCACAGGGGAACAAAAGTGCTCGCTATCTCGGCGATAACTGACAGAGCTGTCCCGGATGATTTGAAACCGCTCACAGCAGAAGAAGTCCTTGAAGTTGCACACAGAACAGGACAACTGATTGCAAAGATTATGATAAAAGTGTTGGAAAGAATCTAA
- a CDS encoding methyl-accepting chemotaxis protein, with product MSIRTRLLLLAILLVSVPLTISVLFTVINLSRESARIENEVKQQLGDPKVIFKDFFETFSKQLEEHISAYNEKLVSAVEKQKESVQKAFEEVYLGALEKEANSIKNVVENLIKDKVSTIENLSKVAAASKDVVNAAAEKNLGLAEKRSLLLNYVERALFDYISLWTIEDSEPRLKIRPFVNLGSKYLVEYAYSLAPGVDATAYKDLEFANELTERTKKILDSPSAYSESFVFKGNKGIYFIAINPVMHPQLGNTVTGFIIAAGRLADNFLDDIKRLTNADLTIYIDGRAYATTKVDETGERTLNATEPAEEKYMFKVGDEEYLAIKSDLNVAGESLGKLEVAIKKETVNAQIEIPQPEKFQMPEIKMPEINVSVDLNLTRLVVINLIVGMVILAIALVVSVPMINSISKEIVRSSEIIERFSNGELVSFDVKTFGEFERVINSLKRLSENLRDYAEDMKESSKELTSEIAQVTMIKDTLENSVSRFSEFVDRYITEVEDVKSKIMMLQQTVESSMESNENLSQQLSELLKDIESAQAEILKNVALIEDMNESVNANVEVFEKFSTAVRKTIEKFASIKESIAKIQNVASQTNLLALNAAIEAARAGEAGRGFAVVADEVMKLSVEINNLSKNLVREVDTYTNDLKELDQLYETSGEKFRKLQQAKEEFSTNYYTVIEKVQNIGVLSAQVGIQIQENNTTFSQIESLMDDVSSSVMSSSEQLQRFNKEFKQITRVFEQLSESTGKLKEIAKKMENISEWFKVG from the coding sequence ATGTCTATTCGAACTAGACTTCTTTTGTTGGCGATATTACTGGTATCGGTTCCACTAACAATCTCTGTTCTCTTCACCGTAATAAATCTATCAAGAGAGAGTGCACGAATTGAGAACGAGGTTAAACAGCAATTGGGTGACCCAAAGGTCATTTTCAAAGATTTCTTTGAGACTTTCTCAAAACAGCTGGAAGAACACATCAGTGCATACAACGAAAAGCTGGTTTCCGCTGTTGAGAAGCAGAAGGAAAGCGTTCAGAAAGCATTTGAAGAAGTATACCTTGGGGCGCTTGAAAAAGAGGCAAACTCTATAAAAAATGTGGTTGAGAACCTCATAAAGGACAAAGTGAGTACAATAGAGAATCTTTCAAAGGTGGCTGCTGCTTCAAAAGATGTGGTGAATGCAGCAGCCGAAAAGAATTTAGGCTTGGCTGAGAAAAGAAGCCTACTACTCAACTATGTGGAACGTGCGTTGTTTGATTACATCTCGCTCTGGACGATAGAGGATTCTGAGCCAAGGTTGAAGATAAGGCCATTTGTAAACCTTGGGTCGAAATACCTTGTTGAATACGCTTATTCACTTGCACCCGGTGTGGACGCAACTGCATATAAAGACCTTGAATTTGCAAATGAACTCACTGAAAGAACAAAGAAAATTCTGGACTCGCCTTCTGCTTATTCAGAATCGTTCGTATTTAAAGGTAATAAGGGAATATACTTTATTGCTATTAACCCTGTCATGCACCCGCAGTTGGGAAATACAGTCACAGGTTTTATAATAGCGGCGGGAAGACTTGCAGATAACTTTTTGGACGATATCAAAAGGCTTACGAATGCTGATTTGACAATATACATCGATGGAAGAGCTTATGCAACGACAAAAGTGGATGAAACTGGAGAAAGAACACTGAATGCTACAGAGCCTGCGGAAGAGAAATACATGTTCAAAGTAGGTGATGAAGAGTACCTTGCAATTAAGAGCGATTTGAACGTAGCTGGTGAGTCTTTGGGTAAGCTCGAGGTTGCCATCAAAAAAGAAACAGTGAATGCACAAATTGAGATACCACAACCAGAAAAGTTCCAGATGCCGGAGATTAAGATGCCTGAAATAAATGTAAGTGTTGATTTGAACCTGACAAGGTTAGTTGTAATTAATCTGATTGTTGGAATGGTTATTCTTGCGATTGCGCTCGTTGTTTCGGTACCTATGATCAACAGCATTTCAAAAGAGATTGTCAGGTCTTCCGAGATTATTGAACGATTCTCAAACGGCGAGCTCGTATCGTTTGATGTAAAGACGTTTGGTGAATTTGAAAGAGTTATCAACTCGCTGAAACGACTTTCCGAAAACCTACGTGATTATGCTGAGGATATGAAGGAAAGCTCCAAGGAGTTGACAAGTGAAATTGCGCAAGTAACAATGATAAAGGATACTCTGGAAAACTCCGTCTCGAGGTTCAGCGAGTTCGTTGATAGGTACATAACTGAGGTTGAGGATGTCAAGTCAAAAATCATGATGCTTCAGCAAACAGTGGAGTCATCTATGGAAAGTAACGAAAATCTGTCGCAGCAACTTTCGGAATTGTTGAAAGATATAGAAAGTGCGCAAGCAGAGATTTTGAAAAATGTAGCATTGATAGAAGATATGAACGAGTCGGTCAATGCGAACGTAGAGGTTTTCGAGAAGTTTAGCACCGCCGTTAGAAAAACGATAGAAAAGTTCGCATCTATCAAGGAGTCTATTGCAAAAATCCAGAACGTTGCGTCGCAAACGAACCTGCTTGCTTTGAACGCAGCGATTGAAGCAGCAAGAGCAGGAGAAGCCGGTAGAGGATTTGCTGTTGTTGCCGACGAGGTTATGAAACTGTCCGTGGAGATCAATAATCTTTCCAAAAACCTTGTTAGAGAAGTTGACACATACACAAATGACCTCAAGGAACTCGACCAGCTCTATGAAACTTCTGGTGAGAAGTTCAGAAAACTACAGCAAGCAAAAGAAGAATTTTCAACGAATTACTACACGGTTATTGAAAAGGTTCAAAACATCGGTGTTCTAAGCGCTCAGGTAGGTATTCAGATACAAGAAAACAACACTACGTTCTCGCAAATAGAGTCATTGATGGATGATGTATCAAGTTCGGTTATGTCATCTTCAGAACAACTGCAGCGATTCAATAAAGAGTTCAAGCAGATTACGAGGGTGTTTGAGCAGTTGAGTGAAAGTACAGGAAAGTTGAAAGAGATAGCAAAGAAGATGGAGAATATCTCGGAATGGTTCAAGGTAGGCTAG
- a CDS encoding ABC transporter ATP-binding protein yields MPGSSVSIVNVDKYFGDFHVLKNINLEIKENEFFSLLGPSGCGKTTLLRIIAGLEDVDDGDVLLDGKSILHLPPNKRPVNTIFQNYALFPHLNVYENIAFPLRIKKLSESEIKEKVEWLLSLTRLEEHAKKKPAQLSGGQKQRVSLARALANEPKVLLLDEPVSALDAKLRQELLIELDNLHDKVGITFIYVTHDQAEAISVSDHVAVMNNGEVVQYGTPYEIYESPADAFVATFIGESNLMKGTVKKLISETYVLVEFPTLGEIVCYRDKPVEVNDDVLVTLRPEKIRITHSKPQLPEDSFTNILHGVVDETIYMGYQTKYFVRTDGGYILRVYKQHASYLLDEKIIQWKDEVFLYWNPDDSFIVEVDKG; encoded by the coding sequence TTGCCTGGCAGCAGTGTCAGTATTGTTAATGTGGATAAATACTTTGGCGATTTCCACGTGCTGAAAAATATAAACCTTGAAATCAAGGAGAATGAGTTTTTCTCACTTCTGGGACCTTCCGGCTGTGGAAAGACTACGCTTTTACGTATCATTGCAGGACTTGAAGATGTTGATGATGGTGATGTGCTTCTTGATGGTAAGAGTATCCTTCACCTTCCCCCGAACAAAAGACCGGTCAACACGATCTTCCAAAACTATGCACTTTTTCCTCACTTAAATGTTTACGAAAATATCGCTTTCCCGCTAAGAATTAAAAAGCTTTCCGAGAGTGAAATAAAAGAAAAGGTTGAATGGTTACTTTCGCTCACTCGGCTTGAAGAACATGCGAAGAAAAAACCTGCACAACTTTCGGGTGGGCAAAAGCAGAGGGTGTCTCTTGCAAGGGCACTTGCGAATGAACCGAAGGTGCTTTTGCTTGATGAACCAGTGAGCGCACTTGATGCGAAGTTAAGACAAGAGCTGTTGATAGAACTGGATAATTTGCACGACAAAGTGGGTATTACATTTATATATGTCACGCACGACCAGGCAGAAGCTATAAGCGTTTCGGACCACGTGGCGGTTATGAACAACGGAGAGGTTGTCCAATACGGCACTCCGTACGAAATATACGAGAGCCCAGCTGATGCCTTTGTTGCAACGTTCATCGGTGAGAGCAACTTGATGAAGGGAACGGTGAAGAAGTTAATCTCAGAGACCTACGTGCTTGTGGAATTCCCCACGTTGGGTGAAATCGTTTGTTACCGTGACAAGCCCGTTGAAGTCAATGATGATGTTTTGGTGACACTGAGACCAGAGAAAATCAGGATAACCCACTCCAAACCTCAGCTACCTGAGGATTCTTTCACAAACATCTTGCACGGTGTCGTGGATGAAACGATATATATGGGTTATCAAACAAAGTATTTTGTAAGAACGGATGGTGGGTATATCCTCAGGGTCTACAAACAGCACGCAAGTTACCTGCTCGATGAGAAGATTATCCAGTGGAAAGATGAAGTGTTCCTCTACTGGAACCCTGATGACAGCTTCATCGTGGAGGTTGACAAAGGGTGA
- a CDS encoding ABC transporter permease: MSRKKHIRPLSRGYESYGLVYLLWLAVFFLIPVIVILTYSFFERDYQGGVIFKFSLQGYKDILNPNYVAVFLRTIFISLVSSVVSIILAIPVAYYIAFSRWKNILLLLVIVPFWTNSLIRIYAWIFILGNNGLVNQFLIKMGFTESYVQFIYNNFAVVLVLVYTYLPFAILPLYSAIERLEKNIFEAAMDLGCTKRQVFFRVLLPNIRQGIISAFVFVFIPAIGTYAVPELVGGKNSRLIGNEIARLLTTARNWPAAAAISSVLLAITIIAVIVFMFGGEKREAR, translated from the coding sequence GTGAGTAGGAAAAAGCATATAAGACCGTTAAGCAGAGGTTATGAAAGCTACGGGCTTGTTTATTTGCTTTGGCTCGCAGTGTTTTTCTTAATCCCTGTGATAGTAATTCTTACGTACAGTTTCTTCGAAAGGGATTACCAAGGTGGAGTAATTTTCAAGTTCTCCCTGCAGGGTTACAAAGATATTCTCAATCCGAACTACGTTGCGGTGTTTTTGAGAACTATTTTCATTTCGCTTGTTTCTTCTGTTGTTTCCATAATTCTCGCTATTCCTGTGGCTTACTACATTGCGTTCAGTAGGTGGAAAAACATCCTCTTGCTCCTGGTGATAGTGCCATTTTGGACGAATTCGTTGATAAGGATTTACGCATGGATATTTATCCTTGGAAATAACGGTCTTGTTAACCAGTTTTTGATAAAAATGGGGTTCACGGAGTCTTATGTTCAGTTTATCTACAACAACTTCGCTGTTGTGCTTGTGCTTGTTTATACGTATCTACCGTTTGCCATCTTGCCACTTTATTCGGCAATAGAAAGGCTCGAGAAGAACATCTTTGAAGCGGCGATGGATTTGGGTTGCACAAAAAGGCAGGTATTTTTCAGGGTTTTGCTACCGAACATAAGGCAAGGGATAATCTCGGCTTTTGTGTTTGTTTTTATACCTGCGATAGGTACTTACGCGGTACCGGAATTGGTAGGTGGAAAGAACTCAAGGTTGATTGGTAACGAAATTGCAAGGCTTCTAACTACGGCAAGGAATTGGCCCGCCGCAGCGGCTATATCCTCCGTTTTGCTTGCGATTACGATAATTGCAGTGATTGTCTTTATGTTTGGTGGTGAGAAACGTGAAGCCAGGTAA
- a CDS encoding histidine phosphatase family protein, producing the protein MACIYLVRHGSTEWNERQLWQGVVDTELSEKGRMQAKAIAWFLKGKEISKIFSSPMRRAFETARIIAQEIGYKKDIVTDFRLRECEIRLWNGKNFEQVLSDHHDAFNEWRTNLFSNVEGAESLGSVQERMYNFLQEIVVHYPNENVIIVSHAIALRMLIAKVLGLMPPAHLNFGLDNASLSCLVAKDGNLRVKFLNVTSEDFPLLSQF; encoded by the coding sequence ATGGCGTGCATCTATCTTGTTCGACATGGCAGCACAGAATGGAACGAGCGTCAATTGTGGCAAGGTGTTGTGGATACAGAACTTTCTGAAAAGGGACGCATGCAAGCAAAAGCAATCGCGTGGTTTTTAAAAGGGAAAGAAATATCAAAGATTTTCTCGAGTCCTATGAGACGTGCATTTGAGACAGCAAGGATAATAGCGCAAGAAATAGGTTATAAAAAGGATATAGTAACAGATTTTAGGTTGCGTGAATGTGAAATCAGGCTTTGGAATGGGAAGAACTTTGAGCAGGTGCTTTCAGACCATCATGACGCGTTCAATGAATGGAGAACGAATTTGTTTTCTAACGTTGAGGGGGCAGAATCGTTAGGAAGCGTTCAAGAAAGAATGTACAACTTTTTACAAGAAATTGTTGTTCACTATCCGAACGAAAATGTTATAATTGTTTCGCATGCGATAGCACTCAGGATGTTGATTGCCAAGGTGTTAGGTTTGATGCCTCCGGCACATTTGAATTTCGGTTTGGACAACGCATCTTTGAGTTGCTTGGTTGCTAAGGATGGGAACCTTAGGGTAAAGTTTTTGAATGTGACGAGTGAGGATTTTCCGCTTCTCTCTCAATTTTAA
- a CDS encoding ABC transporter permease, which produces MKPGKFAFTMILIVLLFFYIPIFIVVLFSFNSSKSPVWTGFSLKWYEKLFTSSAHIWRTFMNSIIVGISSSFVSVILGTFGAVAMYMGAKKFKKLMWTTTYIPFIIPDIIIGVSLLIFFTTIHLRLSLLTIFIAHVTFSIPYTMMIILTRLQDFDKSIIEAAYDLGATRPIALWKVIIPIALPGIVAAFFMAFTLSIDDFVITFFVAGPSSTTLPLQIFSMVRFGISPVINAISTLLLVGTIFISILLRKYVRYII; this is translated from the coding sequence GTGAAGCCAGGTAAATTTGCATTTACAATGATTCTGATTGTGCTACTCTTTTTCTACATCCCCATATTTATCGTTGTACTCTTTTCGTTCAATTCTTCGAAATCTCCTGTATGGACAGGTTTCAGTTTGAAATGGTACGAAAAGCTTTTCACATCATCTGCCCACATCTGGCGAACGTTTATGAACTCCATTATCGTTGGTATCAGTTCAAGCTTCGTAAGTGTTATTTTGGGGACGTTCGGTGCGGTTGCTATGTATATGGGGGCTAAAAAATTCAAAAAACTCATGTGGACAACGACGTATATTCCCTTTATCATCCCAGACATCATTATCGGTGTATCTTTGCTAATCTTTTTCACAACGATACACCTTAGGCTCAGTTTGCTTACGATATTCATAGCGCATGTGACGTTCTCTATTCCTTACACGATGATGATTATCCTCACAAGGCTCCAAGACTTCGATAAGTCTATAATCGAAGCGGCATACGACTTGGGTGCCACAAGGCCTATCGCACTTTGGAAAGTGATTATACCGATAGCGCTCCCCGGGATTGTTGCCGCGTTCTTCATGGCGTTTACCCTTTCAATAGATGATTTTGTCATCACATTCTTCGTTGCAGGACCAAGCTCGACAACCTTGCCGTTGCAGATATTCTCTATGGTAAGATTTGGCATTTCTCCGGTGATTAATGCGATTTCTACCCTTTTGCTCGTTGGAACGATTTTCATAAGTATTTTGCTTAGAAAGTATGTGCGTTATATAATATAA